In Prosthecochloris sp. GSB1, the following proteins share a genomic window:
- the nifH gene encoding nitrogenase iron protein, protein MRKVAIYGKGGIGKSTTTQNTVAGLAEMGKKVMVVGCDPKADSTRLLLGGLQQKTVLDTLREEGEEVELEDIIKEGFKSTRCTESGGPEPGVGCAGRGIITSVNLLEQLGAYDDEWDLDYVFYDVLGDVVCGGFAMPIRDGKAEEIYIVCSGEMMAMYAANNICKGILKYADAGGVRLGGLICNSRKVDNEREMIEELARQLGTQMIHFVPRDNMVQRAEINRKTVIDFDPTHSQADEYRTLARKIEENEMFVIPKPLEIDQLEQLLIDFGIAN, encoded by the coding sequence ATGAGAAAGGTAGCGATTTATGGCAAGGGCGGCATCGGCAAATCGACCACGACGCAGAACACGGTCGCCGGTCTCGCGGAAATGGGAAAGAAAGTCATGGTGGTCGGCTGCGACCCTAAAGCCGACTCGACACGCCTCCTGCTTGGCGGTCTGCAGCAGAAAACCGTTCTCGATACCCTGCGCGAAGAAGGCGAGGAAGTCGAACTCGAAGATATCATCAAAGAAGGATTCAAAAGCACTCGCTGCACCGAATCCGGCGGTCCTGAACCTGGCGTGGGTTGCGCTGGCCGCGGCATCATCACCTCGGTCAACCTGCTTGAACAGCTCGGCGCGTATGACGATGAATGGGATCTCGACTATGTCTTCTACGATGTTCTGGGCGACGTCGTCTGTGGCGGTTTCGCCATGCCGATCCGTGACGGAAAAGCTGAAGAAATCTACATCGTCTGCTCGGGCGAAATGATGGCCATGTACGCCGCTAACAACATCTGCAAGGGCATCCTGAAATATGCCGATGCAGGCGGTGTTCGCCTCGGCGGCCTTATCTGCAACAGCCGCAAGGTCGACAACGAGCGAGAAATGATCGAGGAACTCGCCCGCCAGCTCGGAACCCAGATGATCCACTTCGTTCCCCGTGACAACATGGTCCAGCGCGCAGAGATCAATCGCAAGACCGTCATCGACTTCGACCCGACACATTCGCAGGCCGACGAGTACCGGACGCTGGCGCGCAAGATCGAGGAAAACGAAATGTTCGTCATTCCGAAACCGCTTGAAATCGACCAGCTCGAACAGCTTCTGATTGATTTCGGTATCGCCAACTAA
- a CDS encoding P-II family nitrogen regulator, with translation MLMIRAIVRPSKVQDVMQGLLDAGYPAVTKIPVVGRGKQRGLKVGDVVYDELPKEMLVVVVPDADKDFVIDAIMLNAKSEGEGKFGDGKIFVSKVEEVYTISSGDKEDEPAMAGAKEA, from the coding sequence ATGTTAATGATCAGAGCAATCGTCCGTCCATCAAAAGTGCAGGATGTCATGCAGGGACTACTCGACGCCGGCTACCCGGCCGTGACGAAAATCCCGGTCGTCGGTCGCGGCAAGCAGCGGGGACTCAAAGTCGGCGATGTCGTCTACGACGAACTGCCGAAGGAAATGCTGGTTGTCGTCGTTCCCGATGCCGACAAGGATTTCGTCATCGACGCCATCATGCTGAACGCGAAATCGGAAGGCGAAGGCAAATTCGGTGACGGAAAAATCTTCGTTTCGAAAGTCGAAGAGGTCTACACCATCAGTTCGGGAGACAAGGAAGACGAACCTGCAATGGCAGGGGCAAAGGAGGCGTAA
- a CDS encoding P-II family nitrogen regulator has protein sequence MKEIIAVIRPKKMNETKQALVEAGISSFTALGRVLGRGKGQVHFDILQGAEEGHPEAIEQLGNPPRLVAKRLIAIVVPDDMAQKAIDTIIETNQTGQPGDGKIFVTPITDTVRVRTGETGDVALV, from the coding sequence ATGAAAGAAATCATAGCAGTCATAAGGCCCAAGAAAATGAACGAGACCAAGCAGGCGCTTGTCGAAGCCGGCATCTCTTCATTCACCGCTCTGGGCCGTGTGCTCGGAAGGGGAAAAGGACAGGTGCATTTCGACATCCTGCAGGGAGCGGAAGAGGGACATCCCGAAGCCATCGAACAGCTCGGCAACCCGCCCCGTCTCGTAGCCAAAAGGCTTATCGCGATCGTGGTTCCCGACGATATGGCGCAAAAAGCCATCGACACCATTATCGAGACGAACCAGACCGGACAGCCCGGAGACGGCAAGATCTTCGTCACGCCGATTACCGATACCGTCAGGGTTCGTACCGGTGAAACCGGCGATGTAGCCCTCGTCTGA
- the nifD gene encoding nitrogenase molybdenum-iron protein alpha chain, which translates to MESMKNFSDPSVIKEELIKKYPPKVAKKRAKGIVLNDPEATPQVQANVRTVPGIITQRGCSYAGCKGVVLGPTRDIVNITHGPIGCGFYSWLTRRNQTRPESPEAENYMPYCFSTDMQEDHVVFGGEKKLKQAIQEAYDLFHPKAIAIFSTCPVGLIGDDVHAVAKEMREKLGDCNVFGFSCEGYRGVSQSAGHHVANNGVFKHMVGRDDTVKEGKFKLNLLGEYNIGGDAFEIERLFDKCGLTLVASFSGNSTVGALENSHTADLNIIMCHRSINYMGDMMEKKYGIPWMKVNFVGAESTAKSLRKIAEYFEDDELKARVEEVIAEEMPQVKAAIEEIRPRTEGKTAMLFVGGSRAHHYQDLFTELGMTTLAAGYEFAHRDDYEGREVLPTIKIDADNKNIEELKVERDPEKYNPRRSEAEIEALKEKGLEMNGYEGMMKQMKEKTFVVDDISHYESEKLIEYYKPDIFCAGIKEKYVVQKMGVPLKQLHSYDYGGPYTGFTGAINFYRDIDRMVNNPVWKKIKAPWEKASGEAELNADYVTQ; encoded by the coding sequence ATGGAGTCTATGAAGAATTTTTCAGATCCTTCCGTCATCAAGGAGGAACTGATCAAAAAATATCCGCCGAAAGTAGCCAAGAAAAGGGCCAAGGGCATCGTCCTCAACGACCCGGAGGCTACGCCGCAAGTCCAGGCAAATGTCCGGACCGTCCCCGGCATCATCACCCAGCGCGGTTGCTCCTACGCTGGCTGTAAGGGCGTGGTGCTCGGCCCGACGCGCGATATCGTCAACATCACCCACGGCCCTATCGGCTGCGGCTTTTACAGTTGGCTGACCCGGCGCAACCAGACCCGGCCCGAAAGCCCGGAAGCTGAAAACTACATGCCCTACTGTTTCTCGACGGATATGCAGGAAGATCATGTGGTCTTCGGCGGCGAAAAGAAACTGAAACAGGCCATCCAGGAAGCATACGATCTCTTTCATCCGAAAGCCATCGCGATCTTCTCGACCTGTCCGGTAGGACTTATCGGCGACGACGTCCACGCCGTAGCCAAGGAGATGCGTGAAAAACTCGGCGACTGCAACGTGTTCGGCTTCAGTTGCGAAGGCTACCGCGGCGTCAGTCAGTCCGCCGGTCACCACGTGGCCAACAACGGCGTCTTCAAGCACATGGTCGGCCGTGACGATACCGTCAAGGAAGGCAAGTTCAAGCTGAACCTGCTCGGTGAATACAACATCGGCGGCGATGCATTCGAGATCGAACGCCTGTTCGACAAATGCGGTCTCACCCTTGTGGCCTCGTTCAGCGGCAACTCGACGGTCGGTGCGCTTGAAAACTCCCACACCGCGGACCTGAACATCATCATGTGTCATCGCTCGATCAACTACATGGGCGACATGATGGAGAAGAAATACGGCATCCCCTGGATGAAAGTGAATTTCGTCGGTGCTGAATCGACCGCGAAGTCGCTGCGCAAGATAGCCGAATACTTCGAGGACGACGAACTCAAGGCCCGCGTCGAGGAAGTGATCGCCGAGGAAATGCCGCAGGTCAAGGCCGCGATCGAGGAGATCCGTCCGAGAACCGAAGGCAAAACCGCCATGCTCTTTGTCGGCGGCTCGCGCGCGCATCACTACCAGGATCTCTTTACGGAACTCGGCATGACCACCCTGGCCGCGGGATACGAATTCGCGCACCGCGACGACTACGAAGGACGCGAGGTTCTTCCGACGATCAAGATCGACGCCGACAACAAGAACATCGAAGAGCTGAAAGTCGAACGTGATCCTGAAAAATACAATCCGAGAAGAAGCGAAGCCGAAATCGAGGCTCTGAAGGAGAAAGGCCTGGAAATGAACGGCTACGAAGGCATGATGAAACAGATGAAGGAAAAAACCTTCGTCGTCGACGACATCAGCCATTACGAATCTGAAAAGCTGATCGAATACTACAAGCCGGACATCTTCTGTGCGGGCATCAAGGAAAAATATGTCGTGCAGAAAATGGGTGTTCCGCTCAAGCAGTTGCACAGTTACGACTACGGCGGCCCCTACACCGGTTTTACCGGAGCGATCAACTTCTACCGGGACATCGACCGCATGGTCAACAACCCTGTGTGGAAAAAGATCAAGGCCCCATGGGAAAAAGCTTCAGGCGAAGCTGAACTCAACGCCGACTACGTCACACAGTAA
- the nifK gene encoding nitrogenase molybdenum-iron protein subunit beta, with translation MLLRHTTKEVKEREGLTINPAKTCQPIGAMYAALGVHGCLPHSHGSQGCCAYHRSTLTRHYKEPVMSATSSFTEGASVFGGQANLLQAIDTIFSVYDPDVIAVHSTCLSETIGDDLQQITKKALDDGKIPEGKRVIYASTPSFVGSHVTGYANMLAGIAEQFAKSTGEKKDQINIVAGWMEPSDMREIKRIAKEMGVRIVLFPDTSDVLDAPQTGKHEFYPKGGTTIEALESTGDSKSSIALGCMSGEPGAIALDKKCKVPFQTEDIPIGLSATDRFIMSLSKAAGVEVPDEITAERGRLVDVMTDMEQYLYGKKVALFGDPDQLIPLTEFVLDLNMKPTHIVSGTPGQRFEKRMKEILKDAPYANFKNGLGADMFLMHQWIKNEPVDLLIGNTYGKYIARDEDIPFVRFGFPILDRIGHSYFPNVGYSGALRLVEKILGVFLDRQDRDAPEEKFELVM, from the coding sequence ATGTTATTAAGACATACGACAAAAGAGGTAAAAGAACGCGAGGGGCTGACGATCAACCCGGCAAAAACATGCCAGCCGATCGGCGCCATGTATGCCGCTCTCGGCGTTCACGGCTGTCTTCCTCACAGCCACGGTTCACAGGGCTGCTGCGCGTACCACCGCAGCACCCTGACCCGCCACTACAAGGAGCCGGTCATGTCCGCCACCAGCTCGTTCACCGAAGGCGCTTCGGTATTCGGGGGCCAGGCGAACCTGCTTCAGGCGATCGACACCATCTTTTCGGTCTACGACCCGGATGTGATCGCGGTGCATTCGACCTGCCTGTCCGAAACCATCGGCGACGACCTTCAGCAGATCACCAAGAAGGCGCTCGACGACGGCAAGATCCCCGAAGGCAAGCGTGTGATCTACGCGAGCACGCCGAGCTTCGTCGGTTCTCACGTCACCGGCTACGCCAACATGCTGGCCGGCATCGCGGAACAGTTCGCGAAATCGACCGGCGAGAAAAAAGACCAGATCAACATCGTCGCGGGATGGATGGAACCGTCCGACATGCGCGAGATCAAGCGCATCGCGAAGGAGATGGGCGTCCGGATCGTGCTTTTCCCGGACACGTCCGATGTGCTCGACGCCCCCCAGACCGGCAAGCACGAATTCTACCCGAAGGGCGGCACGACGATCGAGGCCCTCGAAAGCACCGGTGACAGCAAGAGTTCGATTGCACTCGGCTGCATGAGCGGCGAACCCGGCGCGATCGCCCTGGACAAGAAATGCAAGGTGCCTTTCCAGACCGAGGATATCCCGATCGGCCTCAGCGCGACCGACCGCTTCATCATGTCGCTCAGCAAAGCGGCCGGTGTCGAGGTACCGGATGAAATCACCGCGGAAAGAGGTCGTCTCGTCGACGTCATGACCGACATGGAGCAGTATCTCTACGGCAAGAAGGTCGCCCTGTTCGGCGATCCCGACCAGCTGATTCCGTTGACCGAGTTCGTGCTCGACCTGAACATGAAGCCGACGCACATCGTCAGCGGCACCCCGGGCCAGCGGTTTGAAAAACGCATGAAGGAGATTTTGAAGGACGCTCCTTATGCAAACTTCAAGAACGGACTCGGCGCAGACATGTTCCTCATGCATCAGTGGATCAAGAACGAGCCGGTCGACCTGCTTATCGGCAACACTTACGGCAAGTACATCGCCCGCGACGAGGACATCCCGTTCGTTCGCTTCGGGTTCCCGATCCTCGACCGCATCGGTCACAGCTACTTCCCGAACGTCGGCTACAGCGGCGCCCTGAGGCTTGTCGAAAAGATACTCGGCGTGTTCCTGGACCGCCAGGACCGCGATGCACCGGAGGAAAAGTTCGAACTCGTGATGTAG
- the nifE gene encoding nitrogenase iron-molybdenum cofactor biosynthesis protein NifE, which yields MEKIGILEGRQRQIYEKKGEETAFDITCETTSLSGSVSQRACVFCGSRVVLYPVADALHVVHGPIGCAAYTWDIRGAVSSGPELHRLSFSTDLKEMDVIYGGEKKLYLSLLELIERYQPKAAFIYSTCIIGLIGDDIDAVCKKVSQEKGIPVLPVHSEGFKGTKKDGYKAACDSLMKLVGTGSTEGIGKYSINILGEFNLAGEAWIIRSYYEQMGIEVVSTMTGDGRVDDIRRSHGASLNIVQCSGSMVRLAKQMEEKYSIPCLRVSYFGIEDMSKALYDVARHFSDNPAIMEAAKKLVSREVGKLYPQLQQFRRELAGKKVAIYVGGAFKAFSLIKALASVDMKVVLAGSQTGNKDDYNSLKEMCDEGTVIVDDSNPVELSKFVLEKEADLLIGGVKERPIAYKLGIGFCDHNHERKIPLAGFEGMYNFIREVYNSVMSPVWQFAPRKGGLSS from the coding sequence ATGGAAAAGATCGGAATACTCGAAGGAAGACAGCGGCAGATCTACGAAAAGAAAGGAGAGGAAACCGCATTCGACATCACATGCGAAACCACCAGTCTTTCGGGGTCCGTCAGTCAGAGGGCCTGCGTGTTCTGCGGCTCGCGAGTCGTTCTCTATCCGGTTGCCGATGCCCTTCATGTCGTTCATGGCCCCATCGGGTGTGCCGCGTATACGTGGGACATCCGGGGGGCCGTGTCTTCCGGCCCCGAACTTCACCGTCTCAGCTTCTCGACGGACCTCAAGGAAATGGATGTCATCTACGGCGGAGAAAAGAAACTGTACCTGTCGCTCCTGGAGCTGATCGAGCGGTATCAGCCGAAAGCCGCTTTTATCTATTCAACCTGCATCATCGGGCTTATCGGCGATGACATCGACGCAGTATGCAAGAAAGTTTCGCAGGAGAAGGGCATACCTGTCCTTCCTGTTCATTCCGAGGGATTCAAAGGCACGAAAAAAGACGGCTACAAGGCCGCCTGCGACTCCCTCATGAAGCTGGTCGGCACAGGGTCGACAGAAGGTATCGGAAAATACAGCATAAATATTCTGGGAGAGTTCAATCTCGCGGGCGAGGCCTGGATCATCAGGAGCTACTATGAACAGATGGGCATCGAGGTCGTCTCGACCATGACCGGAGACGGCAGGGTCGACGACATCCGCCGCTCCCACGGCGCGTCGCTCAACATCGTCCAGTGTTCGGGCTCGATGGTCCGGCTCGCAAAACAGATGGAAGAGAAATACAGCATACCCTGTCTCAGGGTTTCCTATTTCGGAATAGAGGACATGTCGAAAGCGCTCTACGACGTGGCCAGGCACTTCAGCGACAATCCGGCGATCATGGAGGCCGCGAAAAAACTGGTCAGCCGCGAGGTCGGAAAGCTTTATCCCCAATTGCAGCAGTTCCGCAGGGAGCTTGCCGGAAAGAAGGTCGCCATCTACGTCGGCGGGGCGTTCAAGGCGTTCTCGCTCATCAAGGCGCTTGCCTCGGTCGATATGAAGGTCGTGCTCGCCGGCTCGCAGACCGGCAACAAGGATGACTACAACAGTCTGAAGGAAATGTGCGACGAGGGTACAGTCATCGTCGATGACTCGAACCCCGTGGAACTTTCGAAATTCGTGCTCGAAAAAGAAGCCGACCTGCTCATAGGGGGCGTCAAGGAACGCCCGATCGCCTACAAGCTCGGCATAGGGTTCTGCGACCATAACCATGAACGTAAAATACCGCTCGCCGGATTCGAGGGCATGTACAACTTCATCAGGGAAGTGTACAACTCCGTCATGAGCCCGGTCTGGCAGTTCGCGCCGAGAAAAGGAGGATTGTCATCATGA
- a CDS encoding nitrogenase component 1 — MKTAKTATQNACKLCNPLGACLAFRGIEECVPFLHGSQGCATYIRRYLISHFKEPVDIASSNFNEDTAVFGGSHNLKLGLKNVTQQYRPKVIGLATTCLSETIGDDVDMILKEYVRLFDEGEPLPNGEPLPLMIHASTPSYQGSHIDGFQAAMRATVAKLAEAGPKKNLLNLFPNMVSPADLRYMKEVLKDFAIPYVLLPDYSETLDGGPWAEYHRIPKGGTPVNAIRETGMSAASVEFTSTLATEKSPAGFLEQEFDVPRYTMPLPIGIKQSDAFFGLLEKLSETPLPEKYEDERRRLVDAYADGHKYLFGKKAIVYGEEDLVVAMTAFLSETGIDPVLCASGGKSGRLKKRLLELVPGFEEKGGKIRDGVDFVDIEDEAKVLKPDLLIGNSKGYTMSRKNGILFIRIGFPIHDRFGGQRLHHLGYRGTQELFDRIVNTVIEQRQSSSPIGYTYM, encoded by the coding sequence ATGAAAACAGCGAAAACAGCGACGCAGAACGCCTGCAAACTCTGCAATCCCCTGGGAGCCTGCCTGGCGTTCAGGGGCATAGAAGAATGCGTGCCTTTCCTGCACGGCTCACAGGGTTGCGCAACCTACATCCGCCGCTACCTGATAAGCCACTTCAAGGAACCGGTGGACATAGCCTCGTCGAACTTCAACGAAGACACCGCCGTGTTCGGGGGAAGTCACAACCTGAAACTCGGCCTCAAGAACGTCACCCAGCAGTACCGCCCCAAAGTGATCGGCCTGGCGACGACCTGCCTGTCCGAAACCATCGGCGACGATGTGGACATGATCCTCAAGGAGTACGTCCGGCTCTTCGACGAAGGAGAACCGCTGCCGAACGGGGAGCCGCTGCCGCTGATGATCCACGCATCGACGCCCAGCTACCAGGGAAGTCATATCGACGGCTTCCAGGCCGCGATGAGGGCAACCGTCGCGAAACTTGCCGAAGCGGGCCCGAAAAAGAACCTGCTGAACCTGTTTCCGAACATGGTTTCACCGGCCGACCTGCGCTATATGAAAGAAGTTCTGAAGGATTTCGCCATCCCCTATGTACTGCTTCCGGACTATTCGGAAACCCTCGACGGCGGACCCTGGGCTGAATATCACCGTATCCCGAAAGGCGGCACGCCGGTCAACGCGATCCGTGAAACCGGCATGTCGGCCGCGAGCGTTGAATTCACCTCGACTCTTGCGACGGAAAAATCGCCCGCGGGTTTTCTCGAACAGGAATTCGATGTTCCTCGCTACACCATGCCCCTGCCGATAGGCATAAAACAGAGCGATGCGTTCTTCGGACTTCTGGAAAAACTTTCCGAGACGCCGCTGCCGGAAAAATACGAGGATGAACGGCGGCGCCTGGTCGATGCCTATGCCGACGGCCACAAGTACCTTTTCGGGAAAAAGGCGATCGTCTACGGCGAAGAGGACCTTGTCGTCGCCATGACGGCGTTTCTCTCCGAAACAGGTATCGATCCCGTACTCTGCGCTTCCGGCGGCAAGAGCGGCCGGCTGAAAAAACGCCTGCTCGAGCTGGTTCCCGGCTTCGAGGAGAAGGGCGGGAAAATTCGTGACGGTGTCGACTTCGTCGATATCGAGGACGAGGCGAAAGTACTGAAACCAGACCTGCTGATCGGCAACAGCAAGGGATATACCATGTCGCGCAAGAACGGGATTTTGTTCATCAGAATCGGCTTTCCTATTCATGACAGGTTCGGCGGACAGCGCCTGCACCACCTCGGGTACCGGGGCACGCAGGAGCTGTTCGACAGGATCGTCAACACGGTTATCGAACAGAGACAGAGTTCTTCGCCAATAGGCTACACATACATGTAA
- the nifB gene encoding nitrogenase cofactor biosynthesis protein NifB translates to MTIAIEKHPCFNDSSRHSFGRIHLPVAPKCNIQCNYCNRKFDCMNENRPGVTSKVLSPHQALHYLQKAMDLSPNISVVGIAGPGDPFANPEETMETLRLVREHYPHMLLCVATNGLNVLPHIDELAELQVSHVTITINAVDPEIGSEIYAWVQYRKKLYRDTNAADILLDNQLEALRKLKEKDVTVKVNCIIIPGINDRHVEEVARTVSELGADILNCLPYYNTTETVFENIPEPHPELVAAIQRETAKHLPQMKHCARCRADAIGIIGQENSDEIMKELTEAAKLPMRPSENRPFVAAASMEGVLINQHLGEADRFLVYAFDEQKQAPVFIESRSAPPAGGGTRRWEAVASVLGDCRALLVNGAGDSPKNVLKNTGLEVYTLDGVIEEGVKGVFSGKDMSHLMRISQMHACKTSCSGTGGGCG, encoded by the coding sequence ATGACGATAGCAATAGAAAAACATCCGTGCTTCAACGACTCGTCGAGGCACTCGTTCGGGCGGATTCATCTTCCCGTCGCGCCGAAATGCAACATCCAGTGCAACTACTGCAACAGGAAATTCGACTGCATGAACGAAAACCGTCCCGGCGTCACGAGCAAGGTGCTCTCTCCGCATCAGGCCCTGCACTACCTTCAGAAAGCGATGGATCTGTCGCCGAACATCTCGGTCGTCGGCATCGCCGGCCCCGGCGATCCGTTCGCCAATCCTGAAGAGACGATGGAGACGTTACGGCTCGTCAGGGAACACTACCCGCACATGCTGCTGTGCGTGGCGACCAACGGGCTCAACGTCCTGCCGCATATCGACGAACTCGCCGAACTTCAGGTAAGCCACGTCACGATCACCATCAATGCGGTCGATCCTGAAATCGGCTCGGAAATCTATGCATGGGTCCAGTACAGGAAAAAATTGTACCGCGATACCAATGCCGCGGACATCCTGCTCGACAACCAGCTCGAAGCCCTCCGAAAACTCAAGGAGAAGGATGTCACAGTCAAGGTGAACTGCATCATCATTCCGGGAATCAACGACCGCCACGTCGAGGAGGTCGCCAGGACCGTTTCAGAACTCGGCGCCGACATCCTCAACTGTCTGCCTTATTACAATACAACCGAAACCGTCTTCGAAAACATCCCCGAACCGCATCCGGAGCTCGTTGCCGCCATACAGCGGGAAACGGCGAAGCACCTCCCCCAGATGAAACACTGCGCACGCTGCAGGGCGGATGCGATCGGGATCATCGGTCAGGAAAACAGCGATGAAATCATGAAGGAACTGACAGAAGCCGCGAAACTTCCGATGCGTCCGTCCGAAAACCGTCCCTTCGTGGCGGCAGCCAGCATGGAAGGAGTGCTGATCAACCAGCATCTCGGGGAAGCCGACCGTTTTCTCGTCTACGCTTTCGACGAGCAAAAGCAGGCCCCCGTGTTTATCGAATCCCGTTCGGCGCCGCCGGCCGGCGGCGGAACCAGGCGCTGGGAAGCGGTGGCCTCCGTTCTTGGCGACTGTCGGGCACTGCTCGTGAACGGCGCCGGCGACTCACCGAAGAACGTGCTCAAGAACACCGGCCTGGAAGTCTACACCCTCGACGGCGTCATCGAGGAAGGCGTCAAGGGCGTCTTTTCCGGAAAGGACATGTCGCACCTGATGCGCATCAGCCAGATGCATGCCTGCAAGACAAGCTGCTCCGGCACCGGCGGCGGCTGCGGGTAA
- a CDS encoding (2Fe-2S) ferredoxin domain-containing protein → MKKPGHHILVCASFRAHGTPQGICHKKEALSLIPYLESELSDRDLTDVAVSATGCLNVCEKGPVLVVYPENWWYGEIDSEEKVDEILDALEEGEACEDYLICD, encoded by the coding sequence ATGAAAAAACCCGGACATCACATTCTTGTCTGCGCCAGTTTCCGCGCGCATGGAACTCCGCAGGGAATCTGCCACAAGAAAGAAGCCCTTTCCCTGATCCCCTACCTTGAAAGCGAGCTTTCGGATCGTGACCTGACCGACGTCGCGGTATCGGCGACAGGCTGCCTGAACGTCTGCGAAAAGGGACCGGTGCTTGTCGTCTATCCGGAAAACTGGTGGTACGGGGAAATCGACAGCGAGGAAAAGGTCGATGAAATCCTCGATGCGCTCGAAGAGGGCGAAGCATGTGAAGACTACCTGATCTGCGACTGA
- the modA gene encoding molybdate ABC transporter substrate-binding protein: MNNTRFGSLLLGLLLLTTDLFAEGITIASGGGYKRPVQEIASLYQKTTGERVAAVFGNMSRIISQANMSGAVSLLIGDRTFFDRSELEFSDYRPLGRGRLVLAYRKGLDLKAIDDIAGKKITRIGFPDSSKAIYGAAAAEYLHNSGLMKTVENKLLKLTTVPQVSSYLISGEIDAGFINLTDARGIETLIGGWFAADSTRYPPISIEAGILKGHENSRDVARFTAFLEMPQTHAILKKYGLR, translated from the coding sequence ATGAACAACACACGCTTCGGGTCTCTCCTTCTCGGTCTTCTTCTGCTGACGACCGACCTCTTTGCGGAAGGGATAACCATCGCCTCCGGCGGAGGATACAAGCGACCGGTGCAGGAAATCGCCTCGCTGTATCAAAAGACGACCGGCGAACGCGTAGCCGCTGTCTTCGGGAACATGAGCCGTATCATTTCGCAGGCGAACATGAGCGGTGCCGTTTCCCTGCTCATAGGAGACAGGACGTTTTTCGACCGCTCGGAACTCGAATTCAGTGATTACCGGCCTCTTGGCAGGGGGCGGCTGGTACTCGCGTACCGCAAAGGGCTCGATCTGAAGGCCATCGACGACATAGCGGGAAAGAAGATCACCAGAATAGGTTTCCCCGACTCCTCGAAAGCCATCTACGGCGCGGCGGCGGCCGAGTATCTGCATAACAGCGGGCTCATGAAAACCGTCGAAAACAAACTGCTGAAACTTACGACAGTCCCGCAGGTATCATCCTACCTCATTTCGGGCGAAATCGACGCCGGCTTCATCAACCTGACCGATGCGAGAGGCATCGAAACGCTCATCGGCGGCTGGTTTGCCGCTGATTCGACACGCTATCCACCAATATCGATAGAAGCGGGCATACTGAAAGGTCATGAAAACAGTCGGGACGTAGCGCGCTTCACGGCGTTTCTCGAAATGCCGCAAACCCACGCCATCCTGAAAAAGTACGGGCTTCGATGA
- a CDS encoding molybdate ABC transporter permease subunit translates to MTCMQDMLAGRETFDPVMLSLQTAVIVLVSHAIFGVSLGYALASGRSGFRMFLDALVTLPLMFPPIATGFLLLLLLGRYGVIGRFLSEHGLEIIFSPAGVYLAAFLSGLPLVVKPVQSAIENIETSLKEASYALGKHELSTFVNVILPNIKRSVMAGLTLSVGRSFGEVGITLMLGGNISGRTETVSLAIYNAVFEGNLQKAMAFSGLLAAISLLAFWGMSRFGENG, encoded by the coding sequence ATGACCTGCATGCAAGACATGCTGGCCGGACGGGAAACATTCGATCCCGTCATGCTTTCGCTGCAGACCGCCGTGATCGTGCTCGTCTCACACGCCATCTTCGGCGTTTCCCTGGGCTACGCACTGGCGTCGGGCAGGAGTGGTTTCCGCATGTTTCTCGACGCCCTGGTAACGCTTCCGCTTATGTTTCCTCCGATCGCCACAGGGTTTCTGCTTCTGCTCCTCTTGGGCAGGTACGGCGTGATCGGGCGCTTTCTTTCCGAACACGGCCTGGAAATCATCTTCAGCCCGGCCGGGGTCTATCTCGCGGCATTTCTTTCCGGTCTGCCTCTCGTGGTCAAACCGGTACAGTCGGCTATCGAAAACATCGAAACCTCTCTCAAGGAGGCGTCGTACGCTCTCGGCAAACACGAACTGTCGACATTCGTCAACGTCATCCTGCCCAACATCAAACGCTCGGTCATGGCGGGACTGACGCTATCGGTCGGACGTTCGTTCGGGGAGGTAGGCATCACGCTCATGCTGGGAGGCAACATAAGCGGCCGGACGGAAACCGTCTCGCTGGCCATATACAACGCCGTCTTCGAGGGAAATCTGCAAAAAGCGATGGCTTTTTCGGGATTGCTCGCCGCGATCTCTCTCCTGGCGTTCTGGGGCATGAGCAGGTTTGGCGAGAACGGCTGA